One Pseudomonas rhizophila DNA window includes the following coding sequences:
- a CDS encoding sorbitol dehydrogenase, translating into MSSELENFVGLSSVLTGISTERLAPAIDQVGLPPLFLEFITPRITPDVLSTLLTQYANLAGDNQSPDQIAQAVLMDGALPADTQTAKAARSIMKLWLLGVWYQPYDAASFKKDEQTVVSDQAYINGWAWKAAQAHPMGYSEMFFGYWNTTPPSLEDYTGVAANAQQGASS; encoded by the coding sequence ATGAGCAGTGAACTGGAAAATTTCGTAGGCCTTTCATCGGTCCTGACTGGCATTTCCACTGAGCGATTGGCACCGGCGATCGACCAGGTGGGTTTGCCTCCGCTGTTTCTTGAATTCATCACGCCAAGAATCACGCCTGATGTGCTCAGTACATTGCTGACTCAATACGCCAACCTGGCGGGGGACAATCAATCCCCGGATCAGATCGCCCAAGCGGTATTGATGGACGGAGCGCTACCGGCCGACACGCAGACCGCCAAAGCCGCGCGTTCGATCATGAAGCTGTGGTTGCTGGGCGTCTGGTACCAACCCTATGACGCGGCGAGTTTCAAAAAGGATGAGCAGACGGTGGTGTCCGACCAGGCTTATATCAATGGATGGGCCTGGAAAGCCGCCCAGGCTCACCCTATGGGCTACAGCGAGATGTTCTTCGGCTACTGGAACACGACGCCGCCCAGCCTTGAGGATTACACCGGAGTAGCTGCCAACGCGCAGCAAGGAGCTTCGTCATGA
- a CDS encoding GMC oxidoreductase, whose product MSTEQAEVVIVGAGLAGSIIAYQLGMAGVDVLVLESGPEIPANRTQYLERFYTATLKTPESPYPPVSTLDTPRDPTKENAPRATIADLILGWDKPEISYLVQKGPLPFNSTYERVGGGTTWHWVGTCLRMVPNDFRLKSKYGVGVDWPIGYDDLQSAYCRAEAEIGVSANVADQAYLGMTFPEGYSFPMHSIPLSLVDGSFVSAVTGQTFDGLPLVVSPTPAGRNSQPYAGRRVCAGNTNCTPICPIQAKYDATVTMNKARATGKVRVMYRTVASKVTVGPDKNINGIEFIQYQLGEGPKTGNGVAIGQRYVIAAHAIETPKLLLNSKTPDWPKGVANSSGQVGRSLSDHPIYLAWGLMPEGKTVFPYRGPVSTAGIESLRDGAFRSQRAAWRIEIGNEGWNWPVGDPYVTVADFIDGKNISRTNPLPAKETPPPPTEALYGTALIKKLNELFIRQFRIGFLVEQVEDHPDQSNSYIVPSTDNYKDGLGILRPEIHYDLSDYTKEGFRQAKILASHIIKDLLGAVELTAPIGKGTFNYKGEDYSFQGAGHLMGTYRMGDDPAKSVVDKYQRSWDHKNLFLVGDGVFPSTGTSNPSLTIAALSFQAGDTVANDLKAVTMQVQSNIAWQGTGVQINGLIPRVVRYVSGLWCASPQGGNVDGNGGSRHIDYSSYALPGAAEGALIGRVGNDGTPFLVGDLAQVPSDQQGELQLCINDDLTGQHGSGLKDNTGALTIRVEFGAL is encoded by the coding sequence ATGAGTACCGAACAAGCAGAGGTGGTCATCGTTGGTGCGGGGCTGGCCGGCAGCATCATCGCTTATCAGTTGGGCATGGCTGGCGTGGATGTGCTGGTGCTCGAATCGGGCCCGGAGATCCCGGCCAATCGTACGCAGTATCTGGAGCGCTTCTACACGGCGACCCTGAAAACCCCGGAGTCGCCCTATCCTCCGGTATCGACCCTGGACACACCGCGCGACCCGACCAAGGAAAATGCCCCGCGGGCAACCATCGCCGATCTGATCCTGGGTTGGGACAAACCGGAAATCAGTTACCTGGTGCAGAAAGGCCCGTTGCCCTTCAACAGCACCTATGAACGGGTGGGCGGCGGGACGACCTGGCATTGGGTCGGAACGTGCCTGCGCATGGTGCCGAACGATTTTCGCCTGAAGAGCAAATACGGCGTCGGGGTGGACTGGCCGATCGGCTACGACGATCTGCAAAGTGCCTATTGCCGGGCCGAGGCGGAAATCGGTGTGTCGGCCAATGTCGCCGACCAGGCTTATCTGGGCATGACCTTTCCCGAGGGCTATTCATTCCCGATGCACAGCATTCCGCTGTCACTGGTTGACGGCAGTTTTGTCAGCGCCGTGACCGGGCAGACGTTCGACGGCTTGCCGCTGGTGGTCAGTCCGACCCCGGCGGGGCGCAATTCCCAGCCCTACGCCGGGCGCCGGGTGTGTGCCGGCAATACCAACTGCACGCCGATCTGCCCGATCCAGGCCAAGTACGACGCCACGGTGACCATGAACAAGGCCCGGGCCACCGGCAAGGTCCGGGTCATGTACCGGACCGTGGCCAGCAAAGTGACCGTGGGCCCGGACAAGAACATCAATGGCATCGAATTCATTCAATATCAGCTTGGCGAGGGACCGAAGACGGGAAACGGTGTGGCCATCGGGCAGCGTTACGTGATCGCGGCCCATGCCATCGAAACCCCTAAATTGTTGCTCAACTCCAAAACCCCGGACTGGCCTAAAGGTGTGGCCAACAGCAGCGGGCAGGTGGGACGCAGCCTGTCCGATCATCCGATTTACCTGGCGTGGGGGCTGATGCCGGAAGGCAAGACGGTTTTCCCATATCGTGGCCCGGTGTCCACGGCGGGCATCGAGAGCCTGCGTGACGGTGCCTTCCGCAGCCAGCGAGCGGCATGGCGCATCGAAATTGGCAATGAAGGCTGGAACTGGCCGGTTGGCGATCCTTACGTCACCGTGGCCGATTTTATCGACGGGAAGAACATAAGTCGCACCAATCCATTGCCGGCGAAAGAGACACCGCCGCCGCCCACTGAAGCGCTGTACGGCACGGCACTGATCAAAAAACTCAACGAACTGTTCATCCGCCAGTTTCGGATCGGCTTCCTGGTGGAACAGGTGGAAGACCATCCCGACCAGTCCAATAGCTACATCGTGCCCTCGACGGATAACTACAAGGACGGGCTCGGCATTCTTCGGCCGGAAATCCACTACGACCTGTCCGATTACACCAAGGAAGGTTTCAGGCAGGCGAAGATACTGGCGAGCCACATCATCAAGGACCTGCTTGGCGCCGTGGAACTGACAGCACCCATTGGCAAAGGGACCTTCAACTACAAAGGCGAAGATTACAGCTTCCAGGGCGCCGGACACCTGATGGGGACCTATCGCATGGGCGATGATCCAGCCAAGTCGGTGGTGGACAAATACCAGCGCAGTTGGGACCACAAGAACCTGTTTCTGGTGGGCGATGGCGTGTTCCCCAGCACGGGCACCTCGAACCCGAGCCTGACGATTGCGGCGCTGTCGTTCCAAGCCGGGGACACCGTGGCCAACGACCTGAAGGCGGTGACCATGCAGGTCCAATCCAACATCGCCTGGCAGGGCACTGGAGTGCAGATCAACGGGTTGATACCGCGCGTGGTTCGCTACGTCAGTGGGTTATGGTGCGCGAGTCCGCAGGGCGGCAATGTCGATGGAAACGGTGGTTCGCGGCACATCGACTACAGCAGCTATGCCTTGCCCGGTGCCGCCGAAGGCGCCTTGATCGGTCGTGTGGGCAACGATGGAACGCCGTTCCTGGTGGGTGATCTGGCGCAGGTTCCGAGCGACCAGCAAGGGGAACTGCAACTGTGCATCAACGATGACCTGACCGGGCAACATGGGTCTGGCTTGAAAGATAACACCGGCGCGCTGACGATACGGGTCGAGTTTGGTGCGCTGTAA
- a CDS encoding Crp/Fnr family transcriptional regulator has translation MNTHPWHSHLLAGHWYSHLPAELQSSLLGMSRVRRLVPGHRLFQRGDPPCGMYAVLEGAVRIGAVNEQGKEALLSVVEAPHWFGEICLFDGQPRTHDAVSVGQCTLLHLPQAPLMAFLQEHPVYWRDIARLMSHKLRLTFINLEHLSLMPAPVRVANRLLMIAEGYGEIEPARRVLQLPQEQLALMLSLSRQTTNQILKDLQAQGIVQLAYGEIEILDIERLRALTTI, from the coding sequence ATGAATACCCATCCCTGGCACTCGCACCTGTTGGCCGGTCACTGGTACAGCCACTTGCCCGCTGAGTTACAGAGTAGTCTGTTGGGCATGTCGCGGGTGCGCCGCCTGGTGCCGGGGCATCGGCTGTTTCAGCGCGGTGACCCACCCTGCGGGATGTACGCCGTATTGGAGGGCGCGGTACGGATCGGCGCAGTGAACGAACAGGGCAAGGAAGCGCTGCTCAGTGTGGTGGAAGCCCCCCACTGGTTTGGTGAAATCTGCCTGTTCGATGGCCAGCCGCGCACCCATGACGCGGTGAGCGTGGGCCAGTGCACCTTGCTGCACTTGCCTCAGGCGCCGTTGATGGCGTTTCTGCAAGAACATCCGGTCTATTGGCGAGATATTGCACGGCTGATGAGCCACAAACTGCGCCTGACCTTCATCAATCTCGAACACCTGAGCCTGATGCCCGCCCCGGTACGTGTTGCCAATCGCCTGCTGATGATCGCCGAAGGCTACGGCGAAATCGAACCGGCGCGACGGGTCTTGCAACTGCCCCAGGAGCAACTGGCGCTCATGCTCTCACTGTCGCGCCAGACCACCAACCAGATCCTCAAGGACCTTCAGGCCCAGGGCATTGTGCAGTTGGCTTATGGTGAGATTGAAATCCTGGATATCGAGCGGTTGCGGGCATTGACCACGATCTGA
- a CDS encoding sulfate/molybdate ABC transporter ATP-binding protein: MSIEVRNVSKNFHAFKALDDISLDIQSGELVALLGPSGCGKTTLLRIIAGLETPDQGNIVFHGEDVSGHDVRDRNVGFVFQHYALFRHMTVFDNVAFGLRMKPKNQRPNESQIATKVHELLNMVQLDWLADRYPEQLSGGQRQRIALARALAVEPKVLLLDEPFGALDAKVRKELRRWLARLHEDINLTSVFVTHDQEEAMEVADRIVVMNKGVIEQIGSPGDVYENPASDFVYHFLGDSNRLHLGEDRHVLFRPHEVSLSRSELEDHHAAEVRDIRPLGATTRVTLKVEGQSELIEAEVVKDHDSLVGLAKGETLFFKPKVWQKVANL; encoded by the coding sequence ATGTCGATCGAAGTTCGTAACGTCAGCAAGAATTTCCACGCCTTCAAGGCCCTGGACGATATCAGCCTGGACATCCAGAGCGGCGAGTTGGTGGCCCTGCTGGGGCCGTCGGGTTGCGGCAAGACCACTTTGCTGCGGATCATCGCCGGCCTCGAAACCCCGGACCAGGGCAACATCGTGTTCCACGGCGAGGACGTTTCCGGCCACGACGTGCGTGATCGCAACGTCGGTTTCGTATTCCAGCACTATGCCCTGTTCCGCCACATGACGGTGTTCGACAACGTTGCCTTCGGCTTGCGCATGAAGCCCAAAAACCAACGCCCGAACGAAAGCCAGATCGCGACCAAGGTCCACGAGTTGTTGAACATGGTGCAACTGGACTGGCTCGCCGACCGTTACCCCGAACAGCTTTCCGGCGGCCAGCGCCAGCGTATCGCCCTGGCCCGTGCCCTGGCGGTGGAGCCTAAAGTGCTGCTGCTGGATGAACCCTTCGGCGCCCTCGACGCCAAGGTTCGCAAGGAACTGCGGCGCTGGCTGGCGCGGTTGCACGAGGACATCAACCTGACCTCGGTGTTCGTGACCCACGACCAGGAAGAAGCCATGGAAGTCGCCGACCGGATCGTGGTGATGAACAAGGGCGTGATCGAGCAGATCGGCTCGCCGGGCGATGTCTACGAAAACCCGGCCAGTGATTTTGTGTACCACTTCCTCGGCGACTCGAACCGCCTGCACTTGGGTGAAGACCGGCATGTGCTGTTCCGCCCTCACGAAGTCTCGCTGTCGCGTTCGGAACTGGAGGATCACCACGCCGCCGAAGTGCGCGACATTCGCCCGCTGGGTGCCACCACCCGGGTGACCCTGAAGGTGGAAGGCCAGAGCGAGCTGATCGAAGCTGAAGTGGTGAAGGACCACGACAGTCTGGTGGGCCTGGCGAAGGGCGAGACGCTGTTCTTCAAGCCGAAGGTCTGGCAGAAAGTCGCTAACCTCTAG
- a CDS encoding AraC family transcriptional regulator, with translation MTEPTSLASWTRALRKQLDALGLDSHALCLEAGLDPQLMDDPNARYPLSATTRLWELAVQASGDPAIGLRVSRFVSPTTFHALGYALVASGSLREVFERIVRYHPVVSDALMLQLSRCEDRYRFTLDVPQGRATPAFEAIDAFAAIYVRTCRNRLGRDYAPLAVYLRRPEPTDPGPWHKVFRSPVYFGAEQDCLEFSLVDFDSHLDDANPELAEHNETVLKRTLAQLQPLTWERKVRAAIEAQLPEGEPSAERIAQAMHLSLRSLQRHLADEGCRFDTLLNECRENLALLHLRDPQCSLSEVGYLLGFADASSFSRAFKRWTGMTPGQFRDGLR, from the coding sequence ATGACTGAACCCACCTCCCTCGCCAGTTGGACCCGCGCCCTGCGCAAACAGCTTGATGCGTTGGGCCTGGACAGCCATGCCCTGTGCCTGGAGGCCGGGCTCGATCCGCAGTTGATGGACGACCCGAATGCCCGTTATCCGCTCTCGGCCACCACGCGCCTGTGGGAACTGGCCGTGCAGGCCAGCGGTGATCCGGCGATCGGCCTGCGGGTTTCGCGCTTCGTCAGTCCCACCACGTTCCACGCTCTGGGTTATGCCCTGGTGGCCAGCGGCAGTTTGCGAGAAGTGTTTGAGCGAATCGTGCGTTATCACCCGGTGGTCAGCGATGCGTTGATGCTGCAACTGAGCCGCTGCGAAGACCGATACCGCTTCACGCTCGACGTGCCCCAAGGCCGGGCGACGCCGGCCTTTGAAGCCATCGATGCGTTCGCCGCGATTTACGTGCGCACGTGTCGCAACCGACTGGGCCGCGATTACGCGCCGCTGGCGGTGTACTTGCGGCGCCCGGAACCGACGGACCCCGGCCCCTGGCATAAAGTGTTCCGTTCACCTGTGTATTTCGGCGCCGAGCAAGATTGCCTGGAATTCAGCCTCGTCGATTTCGACAGCCACCTGGACGACGCCAATCCGGAGCTGGCTGAACACAACGAGACGGTACTCAAGCGCACCCTCGCCCAGCTCCAGCCGCTGACCTGGGAGCGCAAGGTGCGAGCCGCTATCGAGGCCCAACTGCCCGAAGGCGAACCCAGCGCCGAGCGCATCGCCCAGGCCATGCACCTGAGCCTGCGCAGCCTGCAACGGCATTTGGCCGATGAAGGCTGCCGCTTCGACACGCTGCTTAACGAATGTCGGGAAAACCTGGCACTGCTGCACCTGCGCGACCCGCAGTGCTCACTGAGTGAAGTCGGTTATCTTCTGGGCTTTGCCGATGCCAGCAGCTTCAGCCGGGCGTTCAAGCGCTGGACCGGAATGACGCCGGGGCAGTTTCGGGATGGGTTGCGCTAG
- a CDS encoding TonB-dependent siderophore receptor, which produces MTERVNLNIPFGCSSQTGLLRHAIRAALFCTVLSAGAVPMFAVAAQDGVTTARQSYNIAAGPLNDVLNQFARQAGITLASTPQQTSGIQSPGLHGEYSTDQALSHLLSASGLTAVSPDGSSYVLQAEASGGTLALPTTDIKGFALGNALGSMAGYNATHSQVATKTSTALRETSQSVSVVTREQMDDQGAQTVSQAMRYTPGVLTNPYGATHRYDYVAMRGFNDGSVDNIYLDGLKSMGDSGTYSSMQVDPYFLERVDILKGPSSVLYGRSSPGGLVALTSKKPLYEAYHQIQATVGTQGQRGMGFDFTGPVDDDKRIAYRLVGLADTSDTQFDHTKEKRFALAPTVSIDFTEDTSLTLQAYLQHDPDGGYHGGMPADGTLHQRNGKRISENFFEGEPGVDGYERDQQSFGYQFEHRFNDVFTARQNFRYLDSQVTNDQVYAYGWTTPTSNELNRYYTGAEEKLHSFIVDNMLQAEFFSGATKHTVLMGADYQRRKTVVDWTSGSLAPINAFDPVYGNSAITYFSPTSYLRRLEQTGVYLQDLIEMDKWRFSLGLRQDWVKTSDENRIAEFGRPEGTEINDKRSKLTGRAGALYLFDNGLAPYVSYSESFNPNSYADSAGNPLSPTDGKQWELGLKYQPPGTDDLYTASLFRIDQENLATKLPQENFYRAVGAVRSQGLELEAHLQLTEQFKVLGSYTFTDIEYSKSMISTLSTATDIIENKGNSPTQAPRHMASVWADYKFDSGALDGLRLGGGVRYVGYSWADAENTMKVPSYTLFDASVGYDLGKVGLKGVDVRLNANNLTNETYVASCASLSYCYLGEERNVAATVSYQF; this is translated from the coding sequence ATGACTGAGCGCGTAAACCTCAACATCCCCTTTGGCTGCTCCTCGCAAACAGGCCTGTTGCGCCATGCCATCCGTGCTGCACTGTTCTGCACGGTGTTGAGTGCGGGCGCCGTGCCGATGTTCGCCGTCGCGGCGCAAGACGGTGTCACCACCGCGCGCCAGAGCTACAACATTGCCGCCGGCCCCCTGAACGATGTGCTGAACCAGTTCGCTCGTCAGGCCGGCATCACCCTGGCAAGCACTCCGCAGCAGACGAGCGGCATCCAGTCCCCGGGACTGCACGGCGAGTATTCGACGGACCAGGCCCTGAGCCATCTGCTCAGCGCTTCAGGCCTGACCGCCGTCAGCCCGGATGGCAGCAGCTATGTGCTGCAAGCCGAGGCCTCGGGCGGCACGTTGGCGCTGCCGACCACCGACATCAAGGGATTTGCCCTGGGTAACGCCTTGGGCAGCATGGCGGGCTACAACGCCACCCACAGCCAGGTCGCCACCAAGACCAGTACCGCCCTGCGGGAAACCTCGCAAAGCGTCTCCGTGGTCACCCGCGAGCAAATGGACGACCAAGGCGCGCAAACCGTCTCCCAGGCCATGCGCTACACCCCAGGGGTATTGACCAACCCCTACGGCGCGACCCATCGCTACGACTACGTGGCGATGCGCGGCTTCAACGATGGCTCGGTGGACAACATCTACCTCGACGGCCTCAAGTCCATGGGCGACAGCGGCACCTACAGTTCCATGCAAGTCGACCCGTACTTCCTTGAGCGGGTCGACATTCTCAAAGGCCCATCCTCGGTGCTCTACGGGCGCAGCTCGCCCGGCGGCCTGGTGGCGCTCACCAGCAAGAAACCGCTGTACGAGGCCTATCACCAAATCCAGGCCACGGTCGGCACCCAGGGCCAACGCGGCATGGGCTTCGACTTTACCGGGCCGGTGGATGATGACAAACGCATCGCCTATCGCCTGGTGGGGCTGGCGGATACGTCCGACACGCAGTTCGACCACACCAAGGAAAAGCGCTTTGCCCTCGCCCCCACGGTGAGCATCGACTTTACCGAAGACACGTCGCTGACGCTTCAGGCCTACCTGCAGCACGACCCCGACGGTGGTTATCACGGCGGCATGCCGGCCGACGGCACCTTGCATCAGCGCAACGGCAAGCGTATCTCGGAAAATTTCTTCGAAGGCGAGCCAGGCGTCGATGGCTATGAACGTGATCAGCAGTCGTTCGGCTACCAGTTCGAACACCGTTTCAACGATGTCTTCACCGCCCGGCAGAACTTCCGTTACCTGGACTCCCAAGTCACCAATGATCAGGTCTACGCCTACGGCTGGACCACGCCGACCAGCAACGAGCTGAACCGCTACTACACCGGTGCCGAAGAAAAACTGCATTCGTTCATCGTCGACAACATGCTGCAGGCTGAATTTTTCAGCGGGGCGACCAAGCACACCGTGTTAATGGGCGCTGACTATCAGCGGCGCAAGACCGTGGTGGATTGGACCAGCGGCAGCCTAGCCCCGATCAACGCCTTCGACCCGGTCTATGGCAACTCGGCCATCACCTACTTCAGCCCCACCAGCTACCTGCGGCGCCTGGAACAGACCGGTGTCTACCTGCAAGACCTGATCGAGATGGATAAATGGCGTTTCTCCCTGGGCCTGCGTCAGGACTGGGTGAAAACCTCGGATGAAAACCGCATCGCTGAGTTCGGCCGCCCGGAAGGCACCGAGATCAACGACAAACGCAGCAAGCTCACTGGCCGTGCCGGGGCGCTGTACCTGTTCGACAACGGCCTGGCGCCGTACGTCAGCTACTCCGAGTCGTTCAACCCCAACTCCTACGCCGACAGCGCCGGCAACCCGCTGTCGCCGACCGATGGCAAGCAATGGGAACTGGGCCTGAAGTATCAGCCACCGGGTACGGATGACCTGTACACCGCCTCGCTGTTCCGCATCGACCAGGAGAACCTGGCGACCAAACTGCCCCAGGAAAACTTCTACCGCGCCGTCGGTGCCGTTCGCTCCCAGGGCCTGGAACTGGAAGCGCACCTGCAACTGACCGAGCAGTTCAAAGTGCTGGGCAGCTACACCTTCACCGATATCGAATATTCGAAATCGATGATCAGCACGTTGAGCACCGCCACCGACATCATCGAAAACAAGGGCAACTCACCGACCCAGGCCCCACGCCACATGGCTTCGGTGTGGGCGGACTACAAGTTCGACAGCGGCGCGCTCGATGGCCTGAGACTGGGCGGTGGCGTACGTTATGTCGGCTACAGCTGGGCCGATGCGGAAAACACCATGAAGGTGCCGTCCTATACGTTGTTCGATGCGTCGGTGGGGTATGACCTGGGCAAGGTCGGCTTGAAAGGCGTGGACGTGCGCCTGAACGCAAACAACCTGACCAACGAAACCTACGTCGCCTCCTGCGCCAGCCTGAGCTACTGCTACCTGGGCGAAGAACGCAACGTGGCGGCGACGGTGAGTTACCAGTTCTGA
- a CDS encoding FecR domain-containing protein, whose product MKAEPVDNVLNRRSGPSQQVVRQAINWLLRLRNHAANPALRQQCEVWRAAHHEHELAWQRVQALHSELTSNLRAVPGAHVALDTLENSAQRLGRRQALKLLSGVALIGSAAWLGKDLGWQPWSADFATATGEHRGFQLPDGTRLELNTDSAADLDYTTEHRLISLTRGEIMLTCGRDPERPLLVRSRHGLFEGLDGRFVVRQDNACTRLSVTRGRVAILSHRGADGAPLQVSAGQSYLLSSSTATMAPPLDMDIGAWAEGLLVTRNMRLEDFLNEVGRYRQGYLKCAASIADLRLSGVFRLEDTDRLLAVLPRTLPVQLRYRTRWWVTVQESV is encoded by the coding sequence ATGAAAGCTGAGCCTGTGGATAACGTGTTGAATCGACGCAGCGGCCCATCCCAACAGGTAGTCAGGCAAGCGATCAACTGGCTGCTGCGCCTGCGCAACCATGCTGCCAATCCGGCCTTGCGCCAACAATGCGAGGTCTGGCGCGCCGCCCATCACGAACACGAATTGGCCTGGCAGCGGGTGCAAGCGCTGCACAGTGAGTTGACCTCGAACCTGCGGGCGGTCCCCGGCGCCCACGTCGCTCTCGACACCCTGGAAAACAGCGCCCAGCGACTCGGTCGGCGCCAGGCCTTGAAACTGTTGTCGGGGGTGGCGCTGATAGGCTCCGCCGCCTGGCTGGGCAAGGACCTGGGCTGGCAGCCGTGGAGCGCGGATTTCGCCACTGCCACCGGCGAACATCGAGGTTTCCAGTTGCCCGACGGTACGCGGCTTGAACTGAACACTGACAGCGCCGCCGACCTGGACTACACGACCGAGCATCGCCTGATCAGCCTGACGCGAGGTGAAATCATGCTCACCTGCGGTCGCGATCCCGAGCGGCCGCTGCTGGTGCGCAGCCGACATGGCCTGTTCGAAGGGCTGGACGGGCGCTTCGTGGTGCGGCAGGACAATGCCTGCACACGCCTGAGCGTCACCCGTGGCAGGGTCGCGATCCTTTCGCACCGTGGCGCCGATGGTGCCCCGCTACAGGTGAGCGCCGGGCAGAGCTATCTGCTCAGCTCATCGACAGCGACCATGGCGCCGCCGCTGGATATGGACATCGGTGCCTGGGCGGAGGGTTTGCTCGTGACGCGCAACATGCGTCTGGAGGACTTCCTCAACGAGGTAGGACGTTACCGCCAGGGCTATCTGAAATGCGCCGCGTCGATTGCGGACCTGCGCTTGTCAGGCGTTTTCCGCCTGGAAGACACCGACAGGTTGCTGGCCGTCCTGCCGCGCACGCTCCCCGTTCAATTACGCTATCGAACCCGTTGGTGGGTCACGGTGCAGGAATCGGTCTGA
- a CDS encoding DUF962 domain-containing protein, which translates to MKSLVDHLSQYAAYHRDPRNIATHFIGIPLIFVAVAVLLSRPGWPVGAVLVSPALLIAVASAWFYLRLELRLGVLMTVLLALALWLGQVLAAQSTLVWLGSGLGMFVVGWVIQFVGHYYEGRKPAFVDDLTGLIVGPLFVVVEAGFLLGLRSELKRAIEERAGPVALRHQRSAV; encoded by the coding sequence ATGAAAAGCCTCGTTGATCATCTCAGTCAATACGCTGCCTACCACCGCGACCCACGCAACATCGCCACGCACTTCATCGGTATTCCGCTGATTTTCGTCGCCGTCGCCGTACTGCTGTCACGGCCGGGTTGGCCGGTGGGCGCGGTTCTGGTGTCGCCGGCGCTGCTGATAGCGGTAGCCAGTGCCTGGTTCTATCTACGCCTTGAGTTGCGCCTGGGGGTGCTGATGACGGTACTGCTGGCCCTGGCGCTATGGCTGGGCCAGGTGCTCGCCGCGCAAAGCACCTTGGTGTGGCTGGGCAGTGGCCTGGGGATGTTCGTGGTGGGCTGGGTGATCCAGTTCGTCGGTCACTATTACGAAGGCCGTAAACCGGCGTTCGTCGATGACCTCACCGGGTTGATTGTCGGGCCTCTGTTCGTGGTGGTGGAGGCGGGTTTCCTGCTGGGGCTTCGTAGCGAACTGAAGCGGGCCATTGAAGAACGCGCCGGGCCCGTGGCCTTGCGTCACCAACGCTCGGCCGTCTGA
- a CDS encoding fatty acid desaturase, with product MHGTCASPERLNAQQRSAHIRQVVLARGEELRQRYPILRHQDALGAGILAFALAGMVGSALLYINGHLAGWACLLLNAFFASLTHELEHDLIHSMYFRKQRAPHNLMMGLVWLARPSTINPWIRRHLHLNHHKVSGSEADLEERAITNGEPWGLARLLMVGDNVMSAFIRLLRAKTWAHKRSILKRTLKVYFPLALLHWGAWYVFLGFHGANAVAYLLGTSIDWSPTTLAVMHVIDIAAVVIIGPNVLRTFCLHFISSNMHYYGDIEPGNVIQQTQVLNPWWLWPLQAFCFNFGSSHGVHHFVVKEPFYIRQMTVPVAHKVMREMGVRFNDFGTFGRANRFVREEGVVREEGDAVRV from the coding sequence ATGCACGGCACTTGCGCAAGCCCCGAGCGATTGAATGCACAACAGCGATCGGCCCATATTCGCCAGGTGGTCTTGGCCCGAGGCGAAGAACTGCGCCAGCGCTACCCGATCCTGCGTCATCAGGATGCGTTGGGCGCGGGCATCCTGGCGTTCGCCCTGGCCGGGATGGTCGGTTCGGCGCTGCTCTACATCAACGGTCACCTGGCCGGTTGGGCATGCCTGCTGCTCAACGCTTTTTTCGCTTCACTGACCCACGAGCTGGAACACGACCTGATCCACAGCATGTATTTTCGCAAGCAACGTGCACCCCACAACCTGATGATGGGCCTGGTCTGGCTGGCGCGGCCCAGCACCATCAACCCGTGGATCCGCCGCCATTTGCACCTCAATCATCACAAAGTGTCCGGCAGCGAGGCCGACCTGGAAGAGCGGGCCATTACCAATGGCGAGCCCTGGGGGCTGGCGCGCTTGCTGATGGTGGGCGACAACGTGATGTCGGCCTTCATTCGCCTGCTGCGGGCCAAGACCTGGGCGCACAAGCGCAGCATCCTCAAGCGCACGCTGAAGGTGTATTTCCCGCTGGCGCTGTTGCACTGGGGCGCGTGGTACGTGTTTCTCGGTTTCCATGGGGCCAACGCTGTCGCCTATTTGCTTGGCACGTCGATTGATTGGTCGCCGACCACGCTGGCAGTGATGCACGTGATCGATATCGCAGCGGTGGTGATCATCGGCCCGAACGTGCTGCGCACCTTTTGCCTGCATTTCATCAGCTCGAACATGCATTACTACGGCGACATCGAGCCGGGCAATGTCATCCAGCAAACCCAGGTGCTCAACCCCTGGTGGCTGTGGCCATTGCAGGCGTTCTGCTTCAACTTCGGCAGTAGCCACGGGGTCCATCATTTCGTGGTCAAAGAGCCGTTCTACATCCGCCAGATGACGGTGCCGGTGGCCCACAAAGTGATGCGTGAGATGGGCGTGCGGTTCAATGATTTCGGCACGTTTGGGCGGGCGAACCGGTTTGTGCGGGAAGAGGGTGTGGTGCGGGAGGAAGGGGATGCGGTGCGGGTTTGA